The following is a genomic window from Pirellulales bacterium.
GGCGACTTTCAATCCGCCCAATTCGGCTCCGGCGGCTTCCGCTTCGACTTGTGGCAGGCCATAAAAGATTCCCGCGGGAGTGTCGAACAGGAATGCCGGGCAGCGATGCGCGGCCTGATAAGGGGGCCCGGCCGGATACCAGTATTGCATCTTGCGGCGAACAACGAGCCCGAGCGGAATTCGCTCGATCAACCGCGCCGCCCACGCTCCGGCGGCGACGACCAATCCGCGGGCCCGGAATTTCGCGCCGTCGGTTTGCACCTCAAAGCAATCGCCGGCATCTCGCCAGCCGTGGACCGCGACACCGGTTTGCAACTCGGCGCCGGCCCGTTTCGCTTCTTCGACATGGGCGACGACGCAATCTTCGACATCCAAATAGCCCGCCTTCCGTTCGAACACACCGGCCCAGCCGCCGGGCACGCGAAATCCAGGAAACCGGCTTTCCAACTGGCCGGTAGAAAGTTCGTCGATCGCCAAACCATGCTGCCGCGCACTTCGGCGCACGCCGGCCAGCACTTCGCTTTCCGGCGGCCCGGCCTGGAGCAATCCGATTTCGTGCAGCAGCGGCCGGCCAACGCGCTGGCCCAGCAATTCCCATAACTCGTAAGCCCGAAACAAAAGCGGCACGTAATCGGGATGTTCGTAATAGGCCTGGCGAATGATTCGCGTCCGGCCATGCGAACTGCCGCGATCGTGCCCCGGCGCGAATCGATCGATTCCCAACACCCGAGCCCCGCGGCTCGCCAAATGATACAGCGCCGCGCTCCCCACCCCGCCGACGCCGATTACGATGAAGTCGAACAAGATTAGGGTGAGGGGATAGGGTGAGGGGTTAGGGAAGAAAGCAGCGGCGCCCGCAGCGCTAGCAAGGGAGAAGTGTTCGGCGTCGCGATCAATATGGCTGCTGCCGCGCCCAGGCCAAATCCGGCTGCGGCTCGCTTTCAACGTCGGCAAGTGCGATCGGATTTTGGACCCGGACGCGAAACTGATCCCGTCGCAAGTTGTCGATGCTCCAACACGCCAGAAGATCCACAACTTCGCAATGATCCGGGCCGATTGGATTCATTTCCCTGAGTTCTCCCTGAATCAGTTCAATATGCCGCTGGTTGGGCCCATCGAAGACGCCGGTGGCGACGATCTTCTCGTATTCGGCGAGAGACAGTTTTGCGGTGGTGGCCATGATCGTTTCCTGTTGCGCGGCGATTCGCCCCAGGTCATTATAGCTCTACGGGTATTTTCCCGCCGATCGTTTCTTCACCCCATGTTAGAATGACGTATCGCGTTTCTTGTCGCTTCGTATGCAATGGTGTGGAATGTTTCGAATGGCTCGTAGCGGTGCGAAAGGGGATGCGGGATTCGCGTGCAGCGTGCTGTGGATTGTCGGTGCGACGCTTACTGCCTGCTTTGCTTGCCGCCACGCGCAGGCGGTTGGGCCGGCGGCGGCGAACAACGCTTCGGCCGCCGCACCCCGGCAGATCGACGAATCGCGGATGCGTGCGGCCGGCATTCGCAAATTGTCGAGCCGGCGACTAACGCTGTTCACCGATCTGCCATCTGAAAAGTCGGTCGACGAGCTGCCGGACATTTTCGATCAAGCGTTCCCGCAGTGGTGCGATTATTTCCGCATCGATCCGCGGCAGCACGAAGATTGGCACATCACCGCCTATCTGATGAAAGACAAACTGCGGTTCGCGGCCGCGGGAGTGTTGCCGGATTATCTGCCGGCGTTTATCGAAGGCCGCGGCTACACGCGGCAAGATGAATGTTGGGTGTGGGAACAGTCGAGCCCCTATTATCGCCGGCACCTGCTGTTGCATGAGGGCACGCACGCGTTCATGTACACGCTGCTCGGCAACGTCGGGCCGCCATGGTATGCCGAGGGAATCGCCGAGCTCATGGGCACGCACCGCTGGGCCGACGGCCGATTGACGCTCAACTATTTTCCAAAACATCCGCAGGAAGTGCCCAAGCTGGGGCGAATCGAAATCGTGCAGACCGAATTTGCGGCCCGGCGGGCGGTGCGCCTGGCCGACATCCTGAATTATCCGCCCGGCTCGTTTCGCAACGACGAGCCGTATGCCTGGAGTTGGGCCGCCGCCGCATTTCTCGACAACCATCCGCGCTACCGCGAGCGTTTTCGCACGCTTGCGAAATTTGTCGGCGATCCCGATTTCAAACATCGGTTCGCCGAAACTTTTTCTCGCGACGGAACTCAACTCGCCGAAGAATGGCAAGTGTTCGCCTCCGACATCGCGTATGGCTACGATTTCAAGCGCACCGAGTTGGACTTTCGGCCCGGCACGGCGCTGCCGCCGCTCGGAGCAACGCTCGCCGTCGCGGGCGACCGCGGCTGGCAAAATAGCGGCGTGCGGCTCGAAGCGGGAAAGACGTATCAACTGCGGGCGACGGGCCAGTTCCAGGTCGGCAAGGATTCGCCGCTCGACAATTTGATCCCGCCGCGCCGCCAGCCGCGGCCATGGATCAGCGAGGCTGGCGGCGTGTCGATCCACTTCAACCACGGCCAGCCGCTCGGCATTCTGTTGGCCGCCATCCGCCCCGACGGCGCCGCGATCACCACCAGCCCGCTCGTGATGCCGGATGTCGTCGGCCTCGCCGCGACCGTCCGACCGACCCATTCGGGCACGCTCTACCTCCGCACGAACATTTCCGACGGCGATCTCGACAATGCCGCCGGCTTGCTGAGCGTTGCGGTCGCGCCGCGTTGACGATCCGATCGACCCAATCCGTGCGCCATCCATCGCCGCCGCCGGATGAAATCCGAGCCCGCCGCGCGAGCCCGGATTATTCAGAGTGCCGGAATTTCACAACACGCTGCGAAATAGTAGTCCGAAGCGTTAGCGAGGGGTAAGCCGCAGCGGCTCGCTCGCTTACGCTTCGGGCGAGTGTGGCGCGATGAATAATCCGCGCTAGAATGGGAATGTGTCGCAGTGCCTTTTCACTCCGATTGACGGCGGCCTAGCTAGTTTCGACAATAGCCGTTGCGCCGTGCGCGCCTCATCCCACCCGTTTCGGCAAACCCCCGCGCGAGATACCATGCCCCCGATGAATTTCGTCGAGACTCAAGATCCCCAGGTCTGGTCGGCGATCGACGAAGAAATCGATCGTCAGCAGGATGGCTTGGAGATGATCGCCAGCGAAAACTACACCAGCCCCGCCGTCATGCAGGCGGTCGGCAGCGTGCTGACAAACAAATACGCCGAAGGCTATCCCGGCCGGCGATACTACGGCGGCTGCGAGTATGTCGATATCGTCGAAAATCTGGCCCGCGACCGGGCCAAAAAAATCTTCGGCGCCGAGCATGCCAATGTGCAGCCCCATTCGGGCAGCCAAGCCAATATGGCCGTCTATCTCACCGCCTTGCAGCCGCACGACACGGTGCTCGGCCTCGACCTGGCCCATGGCGGGCATCTGACGCACGGCATGCGGTTGAATATCTCGGGAATTCTCTATCACTTCGTTAGCTACGGCGTCACCCGCGATACGCACCGCATCGATTTCGACCAGGTGGCGGCGCTGGCGCGCGAGCACAAGCCGAAAATGATCGTGGCCGGCGCGAGCGCCTATCCGCGCGAGATTCCGCATGGCAAGTTCGCCGAGATTGCCCGCGAAGTGGGGGCGAAGCTGTTCGTCGACATGGCCCATTATGCGGGCTTGGTAGCGGCCGGTTTGCACGACAATCCGGTCGGTGTGGCCGATTTCGTCAGCACCACCACGCACAAAACGCTCCGCGGCCCGCGCGGCGGCATGGTGCTCTGCAAGGCCGACTACGCGAAGGATCTCGACCGCAGCGTGTTCCCCGGCATCCAAGGAGGTCCGCTGATGCATGTCATCGCCGGGAAGGCGATTTGCTTCGGCGAAGCGCTCAAGCCGGAGTTTCGCGATTACATCGAGCAAGTCATCGAAAATGCCCGCACGCTGGCCGAATCCCTGGCCTCCGGCGGATTGCGGCTCATCAGCGGCGGCACCGACAATCATCTGATGCTCGTGGACGTGACGCCGTCGGGCATCGGCGGCAAGCAGGCCGAGGAAGCCCTCGGACTGTGTGGCATCACGGTCAACAAAAACATGATTCCCTACGACGAACGCAAGCCGATGGACCCCTCGGGCATTCGCATCGGCACCCCGGCACTGACCACCCGCGGCATGGGCCCCGACGAAATGCGATTGATCGGCGGCTGGATTTTGAAGGTGTTGCGGGCCCCGGCCGACACGGCGGTGCGCGAGCAAATTCGCGGTGAGATTTTCGATCTCTGCGAGCAACATCCGGTTCCGGAATCGCCGCTGGCGCAAACATGACGGGGAGGCTGAAGGCTATAGGCTACAGACTACAGGTAAAAAATCAGAGTATGGAGCGGCTGCGGCGATGGACGTTCTTCTAAGCGTCGTCGTCGGAGCCGTCATCACCGCTTCGACCGATTTCGTCCACGGCGATGAAGTCGTGACGCTGCTGAAAATCAAATCGCTGCCGAGGAAAAAGAATTAGAGCGGCCTCGCGTCCGCTCGATGTTCGCCGCTTATGTTCAACTGGTTTCGAGACCGCCGCCGGCGGAAGTTGTTGGCCGAGCGGTTCCCGCGAGAATGGCTCGATATCCTCGCTCGCAACGTTCCCTACTACGCGTATCTCCCCGCTGCGAAACAGAATCAACTTCGCGACGATCTGCGCATTTTCATCTCCGAGCGCCAGTGGGTGGGCTGCGCGGGCTTGCGGATTACCGACGAAATCCGCGTGACGATCGCCGCCCAGGCCTGCTTGATCGTGCTCGCGATTCCGCCGACCTATCACTACGATCGAATCAAGTCGCTGCTCGTCTATCCGGGGCCCTATCAACATCCCACGCCACGCTGGGCCAATGCGGCCGAGGGGGGCAAGATTCTCCTCGGCGAAGCGTGGCATCGTAGCCCGATTGTGCTGTCGTGGCAAAGCGTGTTGGAAGGAGTCGCCGATCCGCACGACGGCGACAATGTCGTGTTCCACGAATTTGCACACCATCTCGACGGATTGGACGGCGATGTCGATGGCACGCCGCCGCTCGAAAGCCGCGAGCAATATCAAGCGTGGGACGCGGTAACGTTTGCCGAATACAATCGGCTCGTGCGGGCCGCGCGCGATGGCGCGCCGCACTTCCTCTCCTATTATGGCGCGACGAATCAGGCCGA
Proteins encoded in this region:
- the solA gene encoding N-methyl-L-tryptophan oxidase, with the protein product MFDFIVIGVGGVGSAALYHLASRGARVLGIDRFAPGHDRGSSHGRTRIIRQAYYEHPDYVPLLFRAYELWELLGQRVGRPLLHEIGLLQAGPPESEVLAGVRRSARQHGLAIDELSTGQLESRFPGFRVPGGWAGVFERKAGYLDVEDCVVAHVEEAKRAGAELQTGVAVHGWRDAGDCFEVQTDGAKFRARGLVVAAGAWAARLIERIPLGLVVRRKMQYWYPAGPPYQAAHRCPAFLFDTPAGIFYGLPQVEAEAAGAELGGLKVAEHTGGQTVADPLTVDRGFDPADNRRVEDFLAAFLPAVERSLLRYSVCMYTISADEHFIVDRHPSDPRIVFAAGLSGHGFKFTGVLGEALADLAIHGKTELPIGFLSLERFGV
- a CDS encoding Uma2 family endonuclease, yielding MATTAKLSLAEYEKIVATGVFDGPNQRHIELIQGELREMNPIGPDHCEVVDLLACWSIDNLRRDQFRVRVQNPIALADVESEPQPDLAWARQQPY
- the glyA gene encoding serine hydroxymethyltransferase, which codes for MPPMNFVETQDPQVWSAIDEEIDRQQDGLEMIASENYTSPAVMQAVGSVLTNKYAEGYPGRRYYGGCEYVDIVENLARDRAKKIFGAEHANVQPHSGSQANMAVYLTALQPHDTVLGLDLAHGGHLTHGMRLNISGILYHFVSYGVTRDTHRIDFDQVAALAREHKPKMIVAGASAYPREIPHGKFAEIAREVGAKLFVDMAHYAGLVAAGLHDNPVGVADFVSTTTHKTLRGPRGGMVLCKADYAKDLDRSVFPGIQGGPLMHVIAGKAICFGEALKPEFRDYIEQVIENARTLAESLASGGLRLISGGTDNHLMLVDVTPSGIGGKQAEEALGLCGITVNKNMIPYDERKPMDPSGIRIGTPALTTRGMGPDEMRLIGGWILKVLRAPADTAVREQIRGEIFDLCEQHPVPESPLAQT